TTTCTCTCCTTCTGCTGCAGGAGCTTCTTCTGTTTTACTACCACAAGAAAGTACAAAAGTTAATAGTACTAACATCATTGTAAGTAATTTTTTCATTTTTCTCACCTCTAAATTTAATTTATTTATTACTATATTAATAGTCTAAAGTGTAAATATTTTCTCTCCTGAGAATAAGTTCATTATTATAAGAAATATAGAACCATATTTTTCTACATCATCTCCAAATTCTGTAGGATATATATTTACTACTCCTCCAAAATCTTGAGTTATCATTCCATCTATTCCTCTTTCAAAATTTTTAAAGAATACATTTTTAGCATGGATAATATCACCAGCTACTATTATATTACCTATATCTAAAACATTAAGTATATTACCAACTGTTTTACCAATTTCAGTACTTGCTTCTTTAACTATAGAATAATAAGGTTCTTCTCCTTCTAAAGCTTTATCAAATATTTCTTTATATGTAAGATACTTATTTTCAGAATCTATTCCTTGTTTTTCAAATTCCCAAAATACCTTATTTCTTATCATATTTGCAGAATACTCTGCTTCAAGACATCCAAATTTACCGCATTTACATTTACTATTTGAAGCTGGATTTACAACAAAATGCCCTATCTCACCAGCACAGAAATGAACACCTTCAAATATTTTATCATTTATCATTATTGATGATCCTATACCATCTTTAATGTATATATACATAACATTTGATAGTTTCTTAGCTCTATAGATTTCAGCCTTTAACATAGACCTTACATCATTATCAACTATAA
This is a stretch of genomic DNA from Streptobacillus felis. It encodes these proteins:
- a CDS encoding ROK family transcriptional regulator; this encodes MKRLNDTEYEVLELISKNQSMTRMDLSLELNISPAAISKTIKKLMDELLVLEDDTLSSKGGRPRKILKINPEYKKVIGINFGSGFIDISVSKIDGTIIETRRKKFQFKAPDKLKTLLTDEIGFLLEKYGKNDISGIGLAINGVVNTKDGSSIFSPHLKWNNLKLKDYLETKFEVPVIVDNDVRSMLKAEIYRAKKLSNVMYIYIKDGIGSSIMINDKIFEGVHFCAGEIGHFVVNPASNSKCKCGKFGCLEAEYSANMIRNKVFWEFEKQGIDSENKYLTYKEIFDKALEGEEPYYSIVKEASTEIGKTVGNILNVLDIGNIIVAGDIIHAKNVFFKNFERGIDGMITQDFGGVVNIYPTEFGDDVEKYGSIFLIIMNLFSGEKIFTL